The following proteins are encoded in a genomic region of Comamonas resistens:
- a CDS encoding Flp family type IVb pilin, producing MSNIIKNFLRDEEGATAIEYGLIAGLIAVAIMTTVGLLGKELDTLFTSILNKLKGTP from the coding sequence ATGTCCAACATCATCAAAAACTTCCTGCGTGACGAAGAAGGCGCTACCGCCATTGAATACGGCCTGATTGCGGGGCTGATTGCGGTGGCGATCATGACCACAGTGGGCCTGCTTGGGAAGGAGCTGGACACGCTCTTTACGTCCATCTTGAACAAACTGAAGGGCACCCCATAA
- a CDS encoding Mur ligase family protein, translated as MLHSHGSPAAYAHAKDNSAAMEPETTLFRQLSQGLEYLKQHLTPLPQPFPGCLLFFSVAAPGQAAAVFQVRAGTLQAAWREGSTRIRQWAWAHKKNAVELRIDWVQDIIHIAAAPANWASNPATSWALADAELEHIALFLPLLGADQASAAPAKPALLLNLQGIYIDRHEAGIVVPRHPSSWSLPSHWCATHGPLRPVLHALLQQQQEDGSWPDANTAAKHLGLTYALLQTQRQGHHPDLGHAIRKAMAFIEAGLPHLAKDGVLQSAALLVLARHLNQYRPLATPTPDTSGPLFQHMEQLAQHLLASLQSALPAATLAWTHLALTAFARCNMPSKNSEVHNAAQLWHGQHNFQRCTRVGFGVQHHSLASQPWPEIAMLEASLLPMAPPAADQSAASSQWNAELQTLLQRLQKCMLLPEQALYLPPAIRQQAAFFSTRPRQPSRFLPAVPPALAGLCEAAQLLIRGLAATEHLMHSPAAAQPPASPQQAPGAHSRPSKPPAALVQRPLFQAKSPTAEAPLACTPMFWSRDELAALMGGNWSGPPLEPSAGCTGLDIHRQHHHSGAAVLVRRPGLATGISPAALHAVKASALISDSAHDLLRHGVPILQVRNLQQGLLNLAQAARRRIQAPIIAVTGHAGKSSVLSMLRHCLQQQASLRSNALQTQSAALQMINWSEASTHALIELSFDKLSSELPLAKPDILIVTGSRHEDDQAAKSRIAPNHTVLLTAIHLLTPGATLILDQTTGCHTDVIEAAQRVAIKVITFGKAPHIHTQRLTTSHGEPSIAMDEVPMTLRLQADGRHMAANALAALAALSALGQSPTTLQSRLESWEPLPGTGQPQLLPNGIQLLDHSQSSHIHSIQAAFTQLQTLTRRRHNRVIVLAGIQAHDQNLETTQLALAPLIRATPAKSVLLYGDALYPLSSTLGDLPHVIWHDDLNQLIHLLMVTAHIGDTVLLAGKATINLLIAADALRESGTEPERRFMHQ; from the coding sequence CCTGCTGTTTTTCAGTGTTGCCGCACCTGGGCAGGCCGCAGCGGTCTTCCAGGTACGGGCTGGCACCTTGCAAGCCGCCTGGCGCGAGGGCTCGACACGCATTCGCCAATGGGCCTGGGCGCACAAGAAAAATGCGGTAGAGCTGCGCATCGACTGGGTGCAGGACATCATTCACATCGCTGCTGCTCCTGCCAACTGGGCAAGTAACCCTGCCACTTCCTGGGCACTTGCAGACGCCGAACTGGAACATATTGCGCTATTTCTACCCCTTCTCGGCGCAGACCAGGCAAGCGCTGCGCCTGCAAAACCGGCTCTGCTGCTGAATTTGCAAGGCATTTATATCGACCGGCACGAAGCAGGCATTGTCGTGCCACGCCATCCCTCTTCATGGAGCCTGCCAAGTCATTGGTGCGCCACACATGGCCCTCTGCGTCCTGTGCTTCATGCACTCTTGCAGCAACAGCAAGAGGATGGAAGCTGGCCCGATGCCAACACCGCCGCAAAGCATCTGGGCCTCACCTATGCCCTGCTGCAAACGCAGCGTCAGGGACATCACCCAGATCTCGGTCATGCCATCCGCAAAGCGATGGCCTTTATTGAAGCAGGGCTTCCACACCTGGCCAAAGACGGTGTTTTGCAGTCCGCCGCCCTACTCGTGCTGGCGCGCCATCTGAATCAATATCGCCCTCTCGCCACGCCGACCCCCGACACTTCGGGCCCACTGTTTCAGCACATGGAGCAACTGGCCCAACATCTGCTGGCTTCGCTGCAATCCGCCCTGCCTGCAGCCACCCTGGCCTGGACACACCTCGCCCTAACGGCTTTTGCACGCTGCAATATGCCCTCGAAAAACAGCGAAGTGCACAACGCGGCTCAACTCTGGCACGGCCAGCACAACTTCCAGCGCTGCACCAGAGTTGGTTTTGGGGTGCAGCATCACTCGCTCGCCTCCCAGCCTTGGCCTGAGATTGCCATGCTGGAAGCCTCGCTGCTGCCAATGGCCCCGCCTGCTGCAGACCAGTCAGCCGCTTCCAGCCAATGGAATGCGGAACTGCAAACGCTGCTTCAACGCCTGCAAAAATGCATGCTGCTGCCAGAACAGGCCCTCTACCTACCACCAGCCATACGCCAGCAGGCGGCGTTTTTCAGTACGCGCCCCAGGCAGCCAAGCCGCTTTCTGCCGGCTGTACCGCCAGCACTGGCAGGTTTGTGCGAAGCCGCGCAGCTTTTGATCCGTGGCCTGGCAGCCACCGAGCACCTGATGCATTCACCGGCAGCGGCACAGCCTCCAGCAAGCCCACAACAGGCTCCCGGCGCACATTCAAGGCCAAGCAAGCCCCCTGCGGCCTTGGTCCAGCGACCGCTCTTTCAAGCCAAAAGCCCAACGGCTGAAGCCCCGCTGGCCTGCACACCGATGTTCTGGAGCCGCGACGAGCTTGCAGCCCTGATGGGCGGCAACTGGAGCGGCCCACCGCTTGAGCCATCTGCTGGCTGCACCGGCCTTGACATCCATCGCCAACACCACCACAGCGGCGCCGCTGTCCTTGTGCGACGCCCCGGCCTTGCCACAGGCATATCGCCTGCCGCACTGCATGCCGTCAAAGCCAGCGCTCTCATCAGCGACTCCGCCCATGATCTTTTGCGCCATGGCGTTCCCATCCTGCAGGTCAGAAACCTCCAGCAGGGCTTGCTGAATCTGGCGCAGGCCGCGCGCCGGCGCATCCAAGCCCCCATCATTGCCGTCACAGGCCACGCAGGCAAATCCTCCGTTCTCAGCATGCTGCGCCACTGCCTGCAGCAGCAGGCAAGCCTGCGCAGCAATGCCCTGCAGACGCAGAGCGCAGCGCTGCAGATGATCAACTGGAGCGAAGCCAGCACGCACGCCCTGATCGAACTATCTTTCGACAAGCTGAGCAGCGAATTGCCGCTGGCCAAACCAGACATCCTGATCGTCACCGGCAGCCGACACGAAGACGATCAGGCCGCCAAATCAAGAATCGCACCGAACCACACAGTGCTGCTGACAGCGATACATCTGCTCACCCCCGGCGCGACGCTCATCCTTGATCAGACCACCGGCTGCCATACTGACGTGATCGAAGCCGCGCAGCGGGTAGCCATCAAAGTCATCACCTTTGGCAAAGCGCCTCACATTCATACCCAGAGGCTGACGACTTCACATGGCGAACCATCTATCGCCATGGATGAAGTGCCCATGACACTTCGTCTGCAGGCAGACGGTCGCCACATGGCTGCCAATGCCCTGGCAGCCCTGGCGGCGCTGAGCGCACTGGGACAATCACCCACCACGCTGCAAAGCAGGCTGGAAAGCTGGGAGCCGCTGCCCGGAACCGGGCAACCGCAACTGCTGCCCAATGGCATTCAGCTGCTGGATCACAGCCAGAGCAGCCACATTCACTCGATACAGGCAGCTTTTACCCAACTCCAGACACTTACCCGCCGCAGACATAACCGAGTGATCGTGCTCGCCGGCATTCAGGCCCACGATCAAAACCTGGAAACCACCCAACTGGCTTTAGCGCCACTGATTCGCGCCACACCAGCCAAGAGCGTGCTGCTGTACGGGGATGCGCTCTATCCACTGAGCAGCACGCTGGGCGACTTGCCCCATGTCATCTGGCATGACGACCTCAACCAGCTCATACACCTGCTGATGGTCACGGCACATATCGGCGACACCGTACTTCTTGCGGGCAAAGCCACCATCAACCTGCTCATTGCCGCCGATGCACTGCGCGAAAGCGGGACAGAACCCGAGAGAAGATTCATGCACCAATAG
- a CDS encoding A24 family peptidase, producing the protein MTSPLLPILVLWLIAITAMDLRQRKVKNRMVLLGLATGAAALFSGAQPLQTSVWSGLGGMAAGFAALLPFYALRWMGAGDVKFAAVAGLWFGCTPALLAIWLGGSLLAGLHGMAVLAWRHWLQGSVQLTLNRQAIQRSIPYAGYMALVAIWVVVRTRA; encoded by the coding sequence ATGACATCCCCCCTCCTCCCCATCCTGGTGCTCTGGCTGATCGCCATCACAGCGATGGATCTGCGCCAGCGCAAGGTCAAGAACCGGATGGTGCTGCTGGGCCTGGCAACAGGCGCGGCAGCACTGTTCAGCGGCGCGCAGCCTCTGCAGACCTCGGTCTGGAGCGGGCTGGGCGGTATGGCAGCGGGCTTTGCCGCATTGCTGCCGTTCTACGCGCTGCGCTGGATGGGGGCGGGGGATGTCAAGTTTGCCGCCGTGGCCGGCCTGTGGTTCGGGTGCACGCCCGCGCTGCTGGCCATCTGGCTCGGCGGCAGCCTGCTGGCAGGCCTGCACGGCATGGCCGTGCTGGCCTGGCGCCACTGGCTGCAGGGCAGCGTGCAACTCACGCTGAACCGGCAAGCCATACAGCGCAGCATTCCCTATGCGGGCTATATGGCCCTTGTGGCCATCTGGGTGGTGGTTCGCACCCGGGCCTGA
- a CDS encoding HlyD family type I secretion periplasmic adaptor subunit — translation MKSRQDDLPLALRQPQPEPQLSGSGHVGADAGAAPRRFAFWHRQSRPRKLLIAAIGALVLTGLFYPVENVVVATGQVIPSDRVQTVQHLEGGIVTVVHVREGQTVTQSQPLLEIDLGGNSLNLEQLQARQATAQAAKVRLNAEVQNQALKAGQFPADLDPQIIQAEMGAFASRTLEYQGGLAAAQAQLLQARGDVAQTQARIQGLEINLRLHQEEATIARQLAAEQLIGQLEVIEKQRALEQVRTDLGATRELLVSNRAKVAQAQAKQLEAQGAFRRRASDELAQTERELFSLGEDLARAKNQRTRTIVLAPTDGVIKGLRSSGAGWVVKPGEPILEIVPDKDEVIVEAQLNPADRGYVRTGQPTKVKISAYDFLRYGSVPGHVTLVSADADRDAKQPDAPSYFRIQASLEQHWVGRTDNRITTGMQAQLDLLLGHEPFIWYLLRPMLRIQSEAFREP, via the coding sequence ATGAAAAGCCGGCAAGACGACCTTCCGCTGGCTCTGCGCCAGCCACAGCCCGAGCCGCAACTCAGCGGGTCGGGTCACGTCGGCGCAGACGCTGGTGCGGCCCCACGCCGCTTTGCCTTCTGGCACCGCCAGAGCCGCCCACGCAAGCTGCTGATTGCTGCCATCGGTGCGCTGGTGCTGACCGGCCTTTTCTACCCGGTGGAAAACGTCGTGGTCGCCACCGGCCAGGTCATCCCATCGGATCGCGTGCAAACAGTGCAGCACCTGGAAGGCGGCATCGTCACCGTCGTTCATGTCCGCGAAGGCCAGACCGTCACCCAGAGCCAGCCACTGCTGGAAATTGATCTGGGCGGCAACAGCCTCAACCTCGAACAGCTCCAGGCACGCCAGGCCACGGCTCAGGCGGCCAAGGTACGCCTGAACGCGGAAGTACAGAACCAGGCCCTCAAAGCCGGACAATTCCCGGCCGACCTGGACCCCCAGATCATTCAGGCCGAAATGGGCGCCTTCGCCTCCCGCACGCTGGAATATCAGGGCGGCCTCGCCGCAGCCCAGGCCCAGCTACTACAGGCGCGCGGCGATGTCGCCCAGACCCAGGCCCGCATTCAAGGCCTGGAAATCAATCTGCGCCTGCACCAGGAAGAGGCCACCATTGCCCGGCAACTGGCGGCCGAGCAGCTCATCGGCCAACTCGAAGTCATTGAAAAGCAGCGCGCGCTGGAGCAGGTACGCACCGACCTGGGCGCCACCCGCGAGCTCCTGGTCAGCAACCGTGCCAAGGTCGCACAGGCCCAGGCCAAGCAGCTTGAAGCCCAGGGCGCGTTCCGCCGCCGCGCCTCTGACGAGCTGGCTCAGACGGAGCGCGAACTCTTCAGCCTCGGCGAAGACCTCGCGCGCGCCAAAAACCAGCGCACCCGCACCATTGTGCTGGCCCCCACCGACGGCGTGATCAAGGGCCTGCGCAGCTCGGGCGCGGGCTGGGTGGTCAAGCCCGGCGAGCCGATTTTGGAGATCGTGCCCGACAAGGACGAAGTCATCGTCGAAGCCCAGCTCAACCCTGCAGACCGCGGCTATGTGCGTACCGGCCAGCCCACCAAGGTCAAGATCTCGGCCTACGACTTCCTTCGCTATGGTTCGGTGCCCGGCCATGTCACCCTGGTGTCGGCCGACGCCGACCGCGATGCCAAGCAGCCCGACGCGCCCTCCTACTTCCGCATCCAGGCCAGCCTGGAGCAGCACTGGGTGGGCCGCACCGACAACCGCATCACCACCGGCATGCAGGCGCAGCTCGACCTGCTGCTCGGCCACGAACCCTTTATCTGGTACTTGCTGCGCCCGATGCTGCGCATCCAGAGCGAAGCCTTCCGGGAGCCCTGA
- the cpaB gene encoding Flp pilus assembly protein CpaB — MNLTKILAGILVVLAIGLAIMAWFMGRQPQRNVAAVPAAQTASAAEASSPKPAPMHDVVVAARQVAAGQKLAAEDLKVVQQPAAVADGVKTADAAVGHTTLIALAADAPLLEQNLVNGLSLQLEPGQRALSIAVKEPMAAGNHVRPGDFVDVFFTLDGKNDSGNDKLNVDTQTRLLLARSRVLAYGATSVENPPPTAAQRRKTQEEEEAANKGQRRSGGDQGRAQVPANTALLAVPLEDVERLTLAEKYGQLTLALRHPDDMSVPDASLFAALPTALQPVAGRLPKGETLQGADRSFAGLRFNDLATGADARNARRPAPASSAPRAPQAPRQQTVQVHQGAAVQTVSY, encoded by the coding sequence ATGAACCTCACCAAGATTCTTGCCGGGATACTGGTTGTCCTGGCCATTGGCCTGGCCATCATGGCCTGGTTCATGGGCCGCCAGCCTCAGCGCAATGTGGCCGCCGTTCCGGCCGCTCAGACAGCTTCAGCCGCCGAAGCAAGCAGTCCCAAGCCCGCGCCCATGCATGATGTCGTGGTCGCAGCCCGCCAGGTCGCTGCCGGCCAGAAGCTCGCGGCCGAGGACCTCAAGGTGGTCCAGCAGCCCGCCGCCGTGGCCGATGGCGTCAAGACCGCCGACGCCGCCGTGGGTCATACCACGCTGATCGCTCTGGCTGCCGATGCTCCGCTGCTGGAACAGAACCTGGTCAATGGCCTATCCCTACAGCTGGAGCCCGGCCAGCGCGCCCTGTCCATTGCCGTCAAGGAGCCCATGGCTGCGGGCAACCATGTGCGCCCCGGCGATTTTGTCGATGTGTTCTTCACGCTGGATGGCAAGAACGACAGCGGCAATGACAAGCTCAATGTCGACACCCAGACCCGCCTGCTGCTGGCGCGCAGCCGCGTGCTGGCCTATGGCGCCACCAGCGTGGAAAATCCACCGCCCACCGCGGCCCAGCGCAGGAAGACCCAGGAAGAGGAAGAAGCCGCCAACAAAGGCCAGCGCCGCAGCGGCGGCGACCAGGGCCGTGCCCAGGTTCCTGCCAACACCGCCCTGCTGGCCGTGCCGCTGGAAGATGTGGAGCGCCTGACCCTGGCCGAAAAGTATGGACAGCTCACGCTGGCCCTGCGCCATCCCGACGATATGTCGGTCCCTGATGCCTCCCTGTTCGCCGCCCTGCCCACGGCGTTGCAGCCCGTGGCCGGCCGTCTGCCCAAGGGTGAAACCCTGCAGGGCGCAGACCGCTCGTTTGCCGGCCTGCGCTTCAATGACCTGGCCACTGGCGCCGATGCCCGCAACGCCCGACGCCCCGCCCCTGCCTCAAGTGCACCGCGTGCGCCCCAGGCGCCTCGCCAGCAGACGGTGCAGGTGCACCAGGGCGCGGCTGTGCAGACCGTGAGCTACTGA
- a CDS encoding peptidase domain-containing ABC transporter: MIRYLLPQHLMVVAENATGATASSSYSTAIADAFRRALGQLHNAAWLSLPISLLGLLPSIFLLQVYNRVISHGGTATLIAMVAGVLCFLLLEWWLRRKRTRALREAGAMIDRDVSQALMHSMLRHPLQTLEQRPSSQWLQLFRDVSAMRTGISGGLANSILDLPMAVLALIVVGIIAWPVLPVIIVAIIILGVLAWWWADEVRSGRVEEVAQARQLDRSTAEICNARGTLKVLGYDHAARQAWQAGYDRWLAESFGKNGEMENAREASHMLLTLFSIAVITVGAIAINAQWMSIGSLMAVNLLSNKALGPIAQLAGNWRSMARANEATERLQAVLQEPLEAPAQTVELPRPSGRLRLDQVSFQYASGPAALEQVSLEIGPGGMHAILGHNGAGKSTLTKLLAGLYQPTQGRIFIDEYDMAQFPRSDLSDWIGCLAQQVYWFSGPIVDSLRMVNPEADDSKIITACQLSGAHGFISRLPNGYQTTLGEGGAGLSAGELRKLALAQLFLRNPSVLILDEPSNDLDFDSETALLSTLRQIALKHTVIVVTHSLRVASAAHHIYHVCGDGSVRHGSPRQLLPQLFGLRESAPAPVHADSAVQAAPQVQEAAS, encoded by the coding sequence GTGATTCGCTATTTACTCCCTCAGCACTTGATGGTGGTCGCAGAGAATGCGACAGGGGCAACTGCGTCCAGCTCATATTCAACCGCCATTGCCGACGCCTTTCGACGTGCCTTGGGGCAATTGCACAATGCCGCCTGGTTATCCCTGCCGATCAGCCTTTTGGGATTGCTGCCCTCTATTTTCTTATTACAGGTCTATAACCGGGTTATCTCGCATGGCGGCACCGCCACATTGATTGCCATGGTCGCCGGTGTTTTGTGCTTTTTGTTGCTGGAGTGGTGGCTGCGGCGCAAACGCACACGCGCACTGCGCGAAGCAGGCGCCATGATTGATCGCGATGTCTCTCAGGCCCTGATGCATTCCATGCTGCGCCACCCGCTGCAAACGCTGGAGCAACGCCCATCGAGCCAGTGGCTGCAGCTCTTTCGCGATGTCAGCGCCATGCGCACCGGCATCTCCGGCGGCTTGGCCAATTCCATCCTCGATCTGCCCATGGCCGTGCTGGCACTGATTGTCGTCGGCATCATTGCCTGGCCGGTTCTGCCCGTCATCATCGTGGCCATCATCATCCTGGGTGTGCTGGCCTGGTGGTGGGCCGATGAAGTTCGCAGCGGCCGTGTCGAGGAAGTCGCCCAGGCCCGTCAGCTCGATCGCAGCACAGCAGAAATCTGCAATGCTCGCGGCACCCTCAAGGTTCTGGGTTACGACCATGCCGCGCGCCAGGCCTGGCAAGCAGGCTATGACCGCTGGCTGGCAGAGAGCTTCGGCAAGAACGGCGAAATGGAAAATGCCCGTGAAGCCAGCCATATGCTGCTGACCTTGTTCTCCATCGCGGTCATCACCGTCGGCGCGATTGCCATCAACGCGCAATGGATGAGCATCGGCAGCCTGATGGCCGTGAACCTGCTGTCCAACAAGGCTCTGGGCCCCATCGCCCAGCTCGCCGGCAATTGGCGCTCCATGGCTCGCGCCAACGAAGCCACCGAACGCCTTCAGGCAGTTCTGCAGGAGCCGCTGGAAGCGCCAGCCCAGACCGTGGAGCTGCCGCGCCCCAGCGGCCGTCTGCGCCTCGATCAGGTCAGCTTTCAGTACGCCTCTGGCCCCGCTGCGCTGGAGCAGGTCTCGCTGGAGATCGGCCCTGGCGGCATGCATGCCATCCTGGGCCACAACGGTGCCGGAAAATCCACGCTGACCAAACTCTTGGCCGGGCTCTACCAGCCCACCCAAGGGCGCATCTTCATTGATGAATACGATATGGCCCAGTTCCCGCGCAGCGATCTGAGCGACTGGATAGGCTGTCTCGCACAGCAGGTTTACTGGTTCAGCGGCCCGATTGTCGACAGCCTGCGCATGGTCAACCCCGAGGCCGACGACAGCAAAATCATCACCGCCTGCCAACTCTCGGGCGCACATGGCTTCATCAGCCGGTTGCCCAACGGCTACCAGACCACGCTGGGTGAAGGCGGTGCCGGCCTGTCTGCAGGCGAGCTGCGCAAACTCGCACTGGCGCAACTGTTCCTGCGCAATCCATCGGTTCTCATCCTCGACGAGCCCAGCAACGACCTCGACTTCGACAGCGAAACCGCTTTGCTGTCGACCCTGAGGCAAATTGCGCTCAAGCACACGGTGATTGTTGTCACCCACTCCCTACGTGTGGCCTCCGCAGCCCACCATATCTACCATGTATGTGGCGACGGCAGCGTCAGGCACGGCTCGCCCAGACAACTGCTGCCCCAGCTGTTCGGTCTGCGCGAATCCGCTCCAGCGCCAGTGCATGCCGACAGCGCCGTCCAGGCCGCGCCACAGGTTCAGGAAGCCGCCTCATGA
- a CDS encoding TolC family protein — MTERISPCLLQPLSAPPLRRLLLALALLPALPLAAQAQDSASQAGAPAVVVVHSANNANTPIALRLAHQLTPATLASDSSHRRLIDSLHAMLDEYPDVLKARAALESAGHDVNSARGARWPTFKVGTSSGDAQMRQGQRSNYTTVNAEVRLALIDGGAIGAGIRSAESSQAAQSSVLYGTRQNVLLDGLTAMLELQRFGSKAGIASESARIIGQLAQLEERRAELGAVGRNDLRQASSRQASARAQQHALESQRMDALARFTRYFGFSPENGWLPELHVPRQWMPAQESLALQAAESNSSELQEIQQQIARASAEVERSKAQRYPTLAAVVTHNRDPKGVLYADGTRYGVELNWNFGNGFELRDRILKAINELQAQEAQQESVRRQVRETASAAWGRAQAGRQREAQLADAVREARSAFEGRRRLLEAGRGSLSQVLDAQLDMQRLMLDEADAIYDQRINELRLVRTTGQLLPQQPPEHWLDMLFAQQATPSSSSLPTEQPGQERTQPPAAPMEPGRPDRRPEQEAFALAAARGQPPRSSSAPMNSRTVISAQRLQLRLEPRLDPQQLALPQNQPVTTTARW; from the coding sequence ATGACCGAACGCATCTCGCCCTGCCTGCTTCAGCCCCTGTCAGCGCCTCCGCTGCGCCGGCTGCTGCTTGCGCTGGCACTGCTGCCTGCACTGCCCCTGGCCGCGCAGGCTCAGGACAGCGCCAGCCAAGCCGGTGCGCCGGCCGTGGTGGTGGTACACAGCGCCAACAACGCCAACACCCCGATCGCTCTGCGCCTGGCGCACCAGCTCACTCCCGCCACACTGGCCAGCGACAGCAGCCACCGCCGCCTGATCGACTCCTTGCACGCCATGCTGGACGAATACCCCGATGTGCTCAAGGCGCGTGCCGCACTGGAGTCCGCCGGCCATGACGTCAACTCCGCGCGCGGCGCACGCTGGCCCACCTTCAAGGTCGGCACCTCCAGCGGAGATGCCCAGATGCGCCAGGGCCAGCGCTCCAACTACACCACCGTCAACGCAGAAGTGCGGCTGGCCCTGATCGACGGTGGCGCCATCGGCGCCGGCATCCGCTCGGCTGAATCTTCGCAGGCCGCACAAAGCAGCGTGCTGTACGGCACACGCCAGAATGTTCTGCTCGACGGTCTGACCGCCATGCTGGAGCTGCAGCGCTTTGGCAGCAAGGCCGGCATTGCCTCAGAATCCGCGCGCATCATCGGCCAGTTGGCCCAACTCGAAGAGCGCCGTGCCGAGCTGGGTGCCGTGGGCCGCAACGACCTGCGCCAGGCCTCCTCGCGCCAGGCCAGCGCACGGGCCCAGCAGCACGCGCTGGAATCCCAGCGCATGGATGCGCTGGCCCGCTTTACGCGCTACTTTGGCTTCAGCCCTGAAAACGGCTGGCTGCCCGAGCTGCACGTGCCCCGGCAGTGGATGCCCGCGCAGGAAAGTCTGGCCCTGCAAGCCGCCGAAAGCAACAGCAGCGAGCTGCAGGAAATCCAGCAGCAAATCGCCCGTGCCAGTGCCGAAGTCGAGCGCAGCAAGGCCCAGCGCTACCCCACGCTGGCCGCCGTCGTCACCCACAACCGCGATCCCAAGGGCGTTCTCTATGCAGACGGCACACGCTATGGCGTGGAGCTGAACTGGAATTTCGGCAATGGCTTCGAGCTGCGCGACCGCATCCTCAAGGCCATCAACGAATTGCAGGCCCAGGAGGCCCAGCAGGAGTCCGTGCGCCGCCAGGTGCGCGAGACCGCCTCCGCCGCCTGGGGCCGCGCCCAGGCCGGCCGCCAGCGTGAAGCCCAGCTCGCCGACGCCGTGCGCGAAGCACGCAGCGCCTTCGAAGGCCGCAGGCGCCTGCTTGAAGCCGGCCGCGGCAGCCTCTCGCAGGTGCTGGACGCCCAGCTCGACATGCAGCGGCTCATGCTCGACGAGGCTGACGCCATCTACGACCAGCGCATCAACGAATTGCGCCTGGTTCGCACCACAGGCCAGTTGCTGCCCCAGCAGCCGCCCGAACACTGGCTGGACATGCTGTTTGCGCAGCAGGCCACGCCCTCTTCCTCATCTCTCCCTACAGAGCAGCCCGGCCAGGAGCGCACGCAGCCTCCGGCTGCGCCCATGGAGCCTGGCCGCCCCGACAGGCGCCCGGAGCAGGAAGCCTTTGCCCTTGCAGCAGCAAGAGGCCAGCCCCCCAGATCCTCCTCCGCACCGATGAATTCCCGAACCGTGATTTCCGCGCAGCGCCTGCAGCTGCGGCTCGAGCCAAGACTCGACCCCCAGCAGCTGGCACTGCCACAGAACCAGCCCGTCACAACCACCGCAAGGTGGTAA